A single window of Cottoperca gobio chromosome 9, fCotGob3.1, whole genome shotgun sequence DNA harbors:
- the LOC115013227 gene encoding proprotein convertase subtilisin/kexin type 5-like yields the protein MVCAPCEDKQCVVCDQSQCYWCEEGFYVFDDKCVDHCKEGFFVDEESRDCEPCHRACRTCGGPQYDDCDSCEDKLTLKNGECLKSTQLASCPETHFRNSQGECELCHSSCKTCSAERKEDCNSCYSGRFFTSRQTCMSRCPAGTFANKMSSQCENCLKGCITCQDAKQCQRCRSGLYLQDGVCVVDCQRGFPQGGLCNPCAPECASCQGNSSHCLSCEKQFLLLDHSCRSHCLEGYYSSETECHRCPAHCRECSQDGLCKKCAKYYFLHEGKCVDDCPIGFFASEKQQECVRCHADCASCDGPGFDDCDVCRHPKAVRYNGECLAKCPSNTYYDATTNECRDCDRSCLTCSGHEPSSCLSCDTSRRKDASGHCVWFSQCSLYSYMDHNGECQPCDKLCHRCSGLGKDLCLSCNEPHFLLNNTCVQECPVGYYAEDKDERVCERCHFSCKSCVGRHSLQCVNCKSGFFKQGSSCVETCSESHFGNTTTMACEQCDPSCSQCWGRGNRNCLNCREDYVYLRQRGQCLQSCPSSYYQHRHAKTCHKCHPTCKTCSDEGALTCQSCYEGYKFMGGICVSQCLLGFYSSQGSESKSDEPNCKPCDPSCVDCRGQSMWSCTVCPALQILSEDGRCLSCCGNETRYDDKPIPWKCCDCKASRVECIEGVNFVLMEAGNLEAQGKTAKLFVIACVILIVFVGGGVFLFLNARSKSLAIAPKTKPGGYEKLDSNTGIASQPTTSSFGEYNDRIIECEDDEEDNDDGDIVYMGQDGTVYRKFKYGLLDEDEIELEYDDESYSYR from the exons ATGGTGTGTGCTCCGTGTGAAGACAAACAATGTGTAGTCTGTGACCAGTCTCAGTGCTACTGGTGTGAAGAGGGATTCTACGTCTTTG ATGACAAGTGTGTGGATCACTGTAAGGAAGGTTTCTTTGTGGATGAGGAGAGCCGGGACTGTGAGCCTTGTCACCGCGCCTGTCGTACCTGCGGAGGGCCACAATATGATGACTGTGACTCCTGCGAAGATAAACTCACGCTGAAAAACGGGGAGTGTTTAAAGAGCACACAGCTGGCTTCCTGCCCTGAGACACACTTCAGAAACA GTCAGGGTGAATGTGAGCTGTGCCACTCCTCCTGTAAGACTTGCTCTGCGGAAAGGAAGGAGGACTGCAACAGCTGCTACTCAG gTCGTTTTTTCACTTCCCGGCAGACCTGCATGTCACGTTGTCCAGCTGGCACTTTTGCCAACAAGATGTCGAGCCAATGTGAAAACTGCTTGAAAGGATGTATCACGTGCCAGGACGCCAAGCAGTGCCAGCGCTGTCGCAGTGGGCTTTACCTCCaagatggagtgtgtgtggtggattGTCAGAG AGGGTTTCCTCAAGGTGGTTTATGCAATCCGTGCGCCCCAGAGTGTGCATCCTGTCAGGGAAATTCGTCTCACTGTCTGAGCTGTGAGAAACAGTTCTTGCTGTTGGACCACTCATGCAGGTCTCACTGTCTAGAGGGCTATTACAGCAGCGAGACAGAATGCCATCGCTGTCCAGCTCACTGTAGAGAGTGCAGTCAAGATGGCCTGTGTAAGA AGTGTGCAAAGTACTACTTCCTCCATGAGGGTAAGTGTGTGGATGATTGTCCCATTGGCTTCTTTGCCAGCGAGAAGCAACAGGAGTGTGTGCGTTGCCATGCTGATTGTGCCTCTTGTGACGGACCGGGTTTTGATGACTGTGACGTGTGTCGCCACCCGAAAGCTGTCCGCTACAACGGAGAGTGTCTGGCTAAGTGTCCCAGTAACACTTACTATGATGCCACTACCAATGAATGCAGAG ATTGTGACAGATCATGTCTGACCTGCTCAGGTCATGAGCCCTCATCCTGCCTCAGCTGCGACACCAGCAGGCGTAAAGATGCCAGCGGACACTGTGTGTGGTTCAGTCAGTGCTCTCTGTACTCATACATGGACCATAATGGGGAGTGCCAACCGTGTGACAAACTCTGTCATCGCTGTTCTGGGCTGGGCAAAGACCTCTGCCTCAGCTGCAACGAGCCACACTTCCTACTGA ACAACACTTGTGTGCAGGAGTGTCCTGTGGGTTACTACGCAGAGGACAAGGACgaacgtgtgtgtgagcgctgcCACTTCAGCTGCAAGTCATGTGTCGGCCGTCACAGTTTGCAGTGTGTCAACTGTAAATCGGGATTCTTCAAGCAGGGGAGCAGCTGTGTCGAAACCTGTTCAGAGAG TCACTTTGGCAACACCACCACCATGGCTTGCGAGCAATGTGACCCCTCTTGTAGCCAGTGTTGGGGTCGTGGTAACAGAAACTGTCTGAACTGTCGGGAGGACTACGTCTACCTGAGGCAGAGGGGACAGTGCCTGCAGAGCTGCCCTTCAAGCTACTACCAACACCGCCACGCTAAGACCTGCCACAAGTGTCACCCCACCTGCAAGACCTGCAGCG ATGAGGGCGCTCTGACCTGTCAGTCCTGCTATGAAGGCTACAAGTTTATGGGAGGCATCTGTGTATCCCAGTGTCTCTTAGGCTTCTACAGTTCACAG GGCTCTGAGTCCAAGAGCGATGAGCCAAACTGCAAGCCATGTGACCCATCCTGCGTGGACTGCCGGGGTCAAAGCATGTGGAGCTGCACAGTGTGCCCCGCACTCCAGATCCTCTCTGAAGATGGCCGCTGCTTGTCCTGCTGTGGAAATGAGACACGCTATGACGATAAACCAATACCCTGGAAGTGCTGTGACTGCAAGGCCTCACGAG TGGAGTGCATCGAGGGCGTCAACTTTGTGTTGATGGAAGCTGGAAATTTAGAGGCTCAAGGCAAGACCGCTAAACTCTTTGTCATTGCCTGTGTTATACTTATCGTCTTTGTGGGCGGGGgggtcttcctcttcctcaatGCTCGATCTAAATCACTTGCCATCGCACCTAAAACCAAACCTGGAGGATATGAGAAACTGGACAGCAATACAGGCATCGCCTCACAACCCACCACCTCTTCATTCGGAGAATACAATGACCGAATCATTGAGTGTGAAGATGATGAGGAAGACAACGATGATGGTGATATTGTGTACATGGGACAAGATGGGACAGTGTATCGGAAGTTCAAGTACGGGCTGTTGGATGAGGATGAGATTGAGTTAGAGTACGATGATGAGAGCTACTCATacagatga